From the genome of Malus sylvestris chromosome 6, drMalSylv7.2, whole genome shotgun sequence, one region includes:
- the LOC126626436 gene encoding ACT domain-containing protein ACR8-like — protein sequence MEWTACLGEYEKLVFRMNTPRVVIDNAVCSTATLVKVDSARRHGILLEAVQVLTDLNLSIKKAYISSDGRWFMDVFHVTDQNGNKLTDESVINYIEQSLGTIHFGSSNCSNGLTALELTGTDRVGLLSEVFAVLADLQCNVVESKVWTHNGRIASLIYVKDCDSGCPIEDSQKIDRIEARLRNVLKGDNDIRSAKTSVSMAVTHTERRLHQMMFVDRDYDRKPVLQHCTNSPVISVQNWAERGYSIVNIQCKDRAKLLFDVVCTLTDMDYVVFHATINTSGDRGYMEFYIRHTDGTPISSEPEQQRVIQCLQAAVQRRASEGVRLELCTEDRQGLLAYVTRTFRENGLNVTRAEISTTTDKALNVFYVTDAMGNLADAKTIESVRQKIGLSNLKVKELPLIYHQKREREEQQGVGGAVLLSLGSLVRRNLYNLGLIRSHS from the exons ATGGAGTGGACTGCTTGCCTCGGCGAATATGAGAAGCTTGTCTTCCGGATGAACACTCCCAG GGTCGTGATCGACAATGCCGTCTGCTCCACTGCGACTTTAGTCAAG GTTGACAGTGCGAGAAGGCATGGAATTCTTCTGGAGGCTGTTCAGGTCCTCACGGATCTTAACCTCTCCATTAAAAAAGCTTACATTTCTTCTGATGGTCGCTGGTTCATGGATG TTTTTCATGTAACTGATCAGAACGGGAATAAATTAACAGACGAGAGCGTTATTAACTATATTGAGCAG TCACTTGGGACAATTCATTTTGGTTCATCCAACTGTAGTAACGGTCTTACGGCCCTTGAGCTCACCGGGACAGACCGAGTAGGCCTTCTTTCCGAGGTGTTTGCGGTGCTAGCTGACCTGCAATGCAATGTGGTTGAGTCCAAGGTGTGGACGCACAATGGCCGAATTGCTTCATTGATTTATGTTAAGGATTGTGATTCTGGTTGCCCGATTGAGGACTCACAGAAAATTGATAGGATTGAAGCGCGGTTAAGGAATGTCCTTAAAGGGGACAATGATATTCGAAGTGCGAAAACCTCTGTTTCAATGGCAGTTACACACACTGAAAGAAGACTGCATCAAATGATGTTTGTAGATCGCGATTATGACAGAAAGCCCGTTTTACAGCATTGCACCAATTCTCCGGTCATATCGGTGCAGAATTGGGCTGAAAGGGGTTATTCCATAGTGAATATTCAGTGCAAAGATAGGGCAAAGCTTTTGTTCGATGTTGTTTGCACGTTGACAGACATGGACTACGTGGTTTTTCATGCCACTATTAATACATCAGGGGACAGAGGATACATG GAATTTTACATTAGGCACACTGATGGAACCCCAATTAGCTCTGAACCCGAACAACAGCGTGTAATCCAATGCTTACAAGCCGCAGTTCAAAGAAGAGCATCTGAG GGTGTGAGGCTAGAACTATGCACCGAGGATAGACAAGGTCTTCTAGCTTATGTTACAAGGACATTCCGCGAGAACGGTCTAAACGTGACAAGGGCTGAGATATCCACGACAACGGACAAGGCGCTAAACGTATTCTACGTGACGGATGCAATGGGAAACCTTGCAGATGCGAAAACCATAGAATCAGTGAGACAGAAAATCGGGTTGAGTAACTTGAAAGTGAAGGAACTTCCATTGATTTACCATCAAAAGAGGGAAAGGGAGGAGCAGCAAGGAGTTGGTGGGGCAGTTTTGTTATCACTTGGGAGCCTAGTGAGAAGGAATCTGTACAATTTGGGGCTCATCAGATCTCATTCTTGA